The Jiangella alba genome includes the window AACCTCGCCGAACTGCTCACCGCCGCGCTCCGCTACGAGGGCTGGGCCACGACGACGGCGCTGACCGGGCAGGACGCGATCCGGTCCGCCATCGACGAGGCGCCGGACGCCGTCGTGCTGGACGTCATGCTGCCCGACGTCGACGGGTTCGGCGTGCTGCGGCGCATCCGGGCGCACCGTCCCGGCGTGCCGGTGCTGTTCCTCACCGCTCGCGACGCCGTCGAGGACCGGGTGGCCGGGCTGACCGCCGGCGGCGACGACTACGTGACCAAGCCGTTCAGCCTGGAGGAGCTCGTGGCCCGGCTGCGCGGCCTGCTCCGCCGGGCGGGGGCGGCGCTCCCCGCGGAGGTGTCCGTGCTGGCCGTCGGCGATCTGGTGATGGACGAGGACGCGCACGAGGTGCGGCGGGCCGGCGAGCCGATCAAGCTCACCGCGACCGAGTTCGAGCTGCTGCGCTTCCTCATGCGCAACCCACGCCGGGTGCTGTCCAAGGCGCAGATCCTGGACCGCGTCTGGCAGTACGACTTCGGCGGTCAGGAGAACATCGTCGAGCTGTACATCTCGTACCTGCGGCGCAAGATCGACAGGGGCCGCGAGCCGATGATCCACACCGTCCGCGGGGTCGGCTACCTGATCAAACCCGCCGCCGAGGCGGGTCCGTGACCAGGCACCCGCTGCGCCGGCGGCTGGTCTGGATCGTCGTCGCGCTGGTGTTCGGCGTCACCGCGGCGCTGGCCGTCGTGTCGGCGGTGGCGCTGCGCTCGACGCTGTCCGAGCAGCTGGACGACCAGGTCCGGCTGGCCTCCGAGCGGGCCGCGACGACGCCGCAGGCGGGGCCGCCGGCCTCCGGCGGTCACGAGGGCCCGCCGGGCGGCTCGTCGCTGCCGCTCGGCCAGGCGGCCGGCACCGTCGGCGTCTACTACGACGACGGCGAGGTGGTCGACGCCGGGTACGTCGACGACGCCGGGAGATTCCAGCCGCTGGACGCCGAGCAGCTGGCCGCGCTGCAGGAGCTGCCGCTGGACGGCCACGTCCGCACCGTCGAGCTGCCCGGACTCGGCAGCTACCGGGCGGTGGCCGCGCAGACGCCGCGCGGCGACGCCGTCGTGACCGCACTCAGCACCGACGGCGTCTCCGGCACCGTCGGCTCGTACGTGACGGTCGAGGTGGCGCTGGCCGGGGCCGGCGTCGTGCTGGCCGGCGCCGCGGCGACGGTGCTGGTGCGGCGGGCGCTGCGGCCCCTGGACCGGGTCGCCGTCACCGCCCGCCAGGTGTCGGAGCTACCGCTGGACAGCGGCGCCGTCGGGCACATCCCGCGGGTGCCGCCCGCGCTCGCCGCGGAGCGCGGCGAGGTGGGTGCGGTCGGCGCCGCGTTCAACCGGATGATCGCGCACGTCGAGACCGCGCTGTCGGCCCGGCACGAGTCCGAGCAGCAGGTCCGCCGGTTCGTCGCCGACGCCAGCCACGAACTGCGCACCCCGCTGGCCTCCATCCGCGGCTACGCCGAGCTGGTGCGCCGCTCGCCCGACGACGTCCCGCCCGCCGCGACGCACGCCATCGGCCGGGTCGAGTCCGAGGCGCGCCGGATGACCGGGCTGGTCGACGACCTGCTGCTGCTCGCCCGGCTGGACGCCGGCCGGCCGCTGGAGCGGGCGCCGGTGGACCTCGCGAGCCTCGCCGTCGACGCCATCGCCGACGCGCACGCCGCCGGGCCGGAGCATGCCTGGCGGCTCGACCTCGGCGCCCGCCCGGCGCCGCTGCTCGTCGACGGCGACGACGCCCGGCTGCGGCAGGTGCTGGCCAACCTGCTGAGCAACGCCCGCGTGCACACGCCGGCCGGCACGACGGTGACGGTGTCCGGCCACCGCCGCGGCCGCCACGTCGTGCTGAGCGTGGCCGACGACGGCCCGGGCATCGCGCCGGACCAGCGGCCCGGCCTGTTCCAGCGGTTCAGCCGCGGCGACACCGCCCGCAACCGCACCGGCGGCTCGACCGGCCTGGGCCTGGCCATCGCCGAGGCCATCGTGCACGCGCACGGCGGGACGATCTCCGTCGCCGCGGCGGCGGCGGACGCGACCGGCGCCACGTTCACCGTCCGGCTGCCGGCACTCACAGCAGCCGCACAGGCGCGGCACAGCCCGGCCCGAGCCGGGTCCCCGACCGTGGCGGTATGACCACACTGCATGACGAAGTGAGCGCCAGCCGCCGCCTGATCGCGCGGCGACGGGCGCTGGGGATGGGCGGGACGATCGGGCTCGGGGCGCTGCTGGCCGCCTGCGGGGCGTCGGCGTCGGGAACGCCGTCGACGACCAGGACGGAGAACGACTTGGTGGCGATGCTCGACGCGGTCGACGTGGCCGGGACCTCGCCGGAAGCGACCGAGGGGCCGTACTGGTTCGACGTCGACTCGATCCGCTCCGACCTGCGCGAGGACCGGCCCGGCGCGACGCTGACGCTGGCGCTGCGGGTGCAGGACGCTCAGAACACGCCGCTGCCCAACAGCGTCGTCGAGATCTGGCACTGCGACGCCGGCGGGGAGTACTCCGGGTTCGAGGTCGCGTCCGGCGGGCCACCTGGTGGCGGCGGGCAGACCACGTCCGACGGCTCGTACAGTCAGGGCGACGCCGAGTCCGTCCCGTCCGACGACGGCACCTACCTGCGCGGCGCCCAGGTGGCCGGCGCTGGCGGCATCGTGGGGTTCACCACGATCTACCCGGGCTGGTACCGCGGGCGGACGGTGCACATCCACGTCCGCGTGCACGTCGACCAGGAGACCGTCCTGACCAGTCAGTTGTTCTTCGACGACGAGCTCAGCGACCAGGTCTACGCGGCGTCGCCATACAGTGCGCACAGCGGGCGGGACACCTTCAACGACGGCGACTCGATCTACACCGACGCCGGGCTGCTCACCGTCGTCGCCGACGGCGACGGGTGGCTCGGGTACGCCAACCTCGGGGTGTGACGGGTCAGTCGTTGCAGCGGTCCAGCAGCAGGTGCTCGCCGGCGCCGGTGATCGTCACCGTGCCGGCGCCGGGACCGCTCAGCACCACCCGGCGCGTCTCGACGCCGTCGACCGTGGTGGTGACGTCGCTGTCCACGGCCGGAACGTCGGCGAAGGACTCCACGCCCAGGTGCTCGACCCACGCTGCGACGGCGTCGCCGGGCCGCTGGCCGTCGGTCGCCCGGACGACGGCGACGAACCCGCCGGTCGCGCACGTCGGCGGGACGGGCGGGGCGAGCAGTACCCGTCGAGCAGCGTGTGCTCTTCGCCGGACGGCGCGAACGGCGCGCCGATCGGGTCGCCCGGCCCGGGCAGCTCGTCGGGGACCGGCGGCGGCGTGACCGGCGACTCACCGTCCGGGGTGGGCGCCTCGGTCTCCAGGTCAGGCAGCGGCGACGACGGGCTGCCGGTGACCTCGGTGACCCGGACGAACGACTGGTACGGGTCGTCGTCCTCGCTGACCAGCAGGTTCAGGTCGAGGCGATAGCCGTCCGGCCCGAACGCGTGCGTCTCGCACTCCAGCGTGGACGGGTCGTCGTCGCGGAGCCGGCAGGTCGCGGGCTCCGCGTCGTCGTCCGGGTGGTAGGTCAGCGGCTGCAGTCCGGCGGCGCGCAACTGGTCGACGAGGTCGCCGAACGCCGCGACCGGGTCGCCGTCGACCAGCAGCAGCGCCTCCGTCCCACCGGCGTGCGGGAACGGCGCGCCGAGCAGGACCGTGCCGGGCGGGACGGTGAGGTCAGCGGTGACGGGGCTGCCCGGCGGCTCGCCGGACGGGGTCGCGGAGCCGCCGCCGTCGCCGTCACCGCAGGCGACGACGAGCAGGGCGCTGAGCAGGACGGCGACACGACGCATGCCGCCGACCCTTCCATCAGCCGGCGGGGGAGAGGCTCAGCGACATGCCGGCCAGGCCGCGCTGGCGGTGCGACAGCCGCTTGGCCACCTGGCGCAGCGTGGCCGCCGCCGGGGCGTCCGCCTCGGCCAGCACCAGCGGCGTGCCGGCGTCGCCGCCTTCGCGCAGCCGGGTGTCGATGGGGATCTCGCCGAGCAGCGGCACCGCGGCGCCGAGCCGCTTCGACAGGCCGTCGGCCACACGCTGCCCGCCGCCGCTGCCGAACAGCTCGAGGCGGTGCTCGGGGCCGCAGTGCGGGCACGGCAGGAACGACATGTTCTCGATGACGCCGGCCACCTGCTGGTGCGTCTGCATGGCGATGGACCCGGCCCGCTCGGCCACCTCGGCGGCCGCCAGCTGCGGCGTCGTGACCACCACGATCTCGGCGTTGGGCAGCAGCTGCGCCAGCGAGATGGCGACGTCGCCGGTGCCGGGCGGGAGGTCGAGCAGCAGGACGTCGAGGTCGCCCCAGTAGACGTCGGTGAGGAACTGCTGCAGCGCACGGTGCAGCATGGGCCCGCGCCAGGCGACCGGGATGTCGCGGTCGGGCTTGAACATCTCCGTCGAGATCAGCTTCACGCCGTGCGCCGGCACCGGCATGATCATGCGCTCGACCACAGTCGGCTGCGACCCCTCGACCCCGAACATGCGCGGGATGGAGTGGCCGTAGATGTCGGCGTCGACCAGCCCCACGCGGACGCCGTCGGCGGCCATGGCGGCGGCGAGGTTGGCCGTGACGGACGACTTGCCGACGCCGCCCTTACCGGACGCCACCGCGTAGACGCGGGTGAGGGAGTCGGGCTTGGTGAACGGGATCTCCCGCTCCGGCGCGCCGCCGCGCAGCTGCTGCGACAGCTCCTTGCGCTGCTCGGCCGACATGACGTCGAGCACCACCTCGACGGACGTGCTGCCCTGCAGCGCCATGACCGCAGCGGTGACGTCGCGGGTGATGGTGTCGCGCAGCGGACAGCCGGCCACCGTGAGGTAGACCGCGACCGTGACCCGCCCGTCGGCCGCGACGTCGACCGATTTCACCATGTTCAGCTCGGTGATGGGTCGCTTGATCTCCGGATCCTTCACCCCGGCCAGGGCCGCGGTGACGTCGTCGACGGTGGGAAGCGCACTCATGGTGTCGATGCTACGTCCGCCGCGCTTCTGCGCCGTCCGGCGGGCACCGGCGTCTAGGATCTGGACACCATGACGGCCAGCAAGGACACCGATCAGTGGGTCACGCCTGAACAGCTCGAGGTGTGGCGGCTGTTCATCCGCGCCCAGTCCCGGGTCATGCGGCGCCTCGAGGCCGACCTCCTCGCCAGCAACGACCTCCCGCTCGCCTGGTACGACGTGCTGGCGCGCCTGCTCGAGGCCGACGGCCGCCGGTTGCGGATGAGCGAGCTGGCCGACCGCGTCATGCTCTCGCCCAGCGGCCTCACCCGCCTGGTCGACCGCATGGTCGACGAGGGCCTGCTCGAACGCACCCAGGCCGAACGCGACGGCCGCGGCTTCTACGCGGTGCTGACGGACGCGGGGTACGAGCGGCTGCGCGAGGCCACCGGCACCCACCTCCGCGGCGTCCACGACTACGTCGTCGGCCGCTTCGACGACGTGGAACTGGCGACGCTGTCGCAGCTGCTCCGGCGCATCGAGCCCTGACGCCGGTCCGCCGGCCCCTCCTGCCCGTTTCTCCGCCGCGAGAGGTCGGTGTGGGGCTGGTGACGCCCGGGAATCCGGCGGACGCCCGGGACACCGGCGTGTTCGGCCTGATTCACGCCCGCAAGCGTCGGTTTCCGGGGCGTCGGCCGGTCACCGGGGCGTCACGGGGGCGTCACCGGCCTGCCGCCGTGCCCCGCGTCGACGTGCGGTACGTCAGCGCGCGGACGTTGTCGGTGCCCGCCCCTAGGGTGGGAAGCCCTCCCAGCCGGGCGGGGACCGTACTCCGCCAGCTGCGACGTCACCCGCACGATCTGCGGCGTGACCCGTGAGGTGCGCGAACCGCACGGCGCCGGCGGACTATTGACGGCGGCCGGCGAAAGCCCCTAGCGTACGCGGGAAAGCCCTTACCAATCCATCCACCTGCCACTCTCCGGCTCGTGGGAAGGCGCTTTCCCGGTCAAGGAGGCCCGATGTCCCGGAGCACCCGCCGCCTCACCTCGATCGTCACCGCGCTGGCCCTGCTGCCGACCGCCCTGGTCGGCGTGGCCGCGGCCGGCACTGCCGGCGTCACCGCCGCCGCGGCCGGCAGCACCGCCG containing:
- a CDS encoding response regulator transcription factor, which encodes MTETLPPRILVVDDEPNLAELLTAALRYEGWATTTALTGQDAIRSAIDEAPDAVVLDVMLPDVDGFGVLRRIRAHRPGVPVLFLTARDAVEDRVAGLTAGGDDYVTKPFSLEELVARLRGLLRRAGAALPAEVSVLAVGDLVMDEDAHEVRRAGEPIKLTATEFELLRFLMRNPRRVLSKAQILDRVWQYDFGGQENIVELYISYLRRKIDRGREPMIHTVRGVGYLIKPAAEAGP
- a CDS encoding Mrp/NBP35 family ATP-binding protein — its product is MSALPTVDDVTAALAGVKDPEIKRPITELNMVKSVDVAADGRVTVAVYLTVAGCPLRDTITRDVTAAVMALQGSTSVEVVLDVMSAEQRKELSQQLRGGAPEREIPFTKPDSLTRVYAVASGKGGVGKSSVTANLAAAMAADGVRVGLVDADIYGHSIPRMFGVEGSQPTVVERMIMPVPAHGVKLISTEMFKPDRDIPVAWRGPMLHRALQQFLTDVYWGDLDVLLLDLPPGTGDVAISLAQLLPNAEIVVVTTPQLAAAEVAERAGSIAMQTHQQVAGVIENMSFLPCPHCGPEHRLELFGSGGGQRVADGLSKRLGAAVPLLGEIPIDTRLREGGDAGTPLVLAEADAPAAATLRQVAKRLSHRQRGLAGMSLSLSPAG
- a CDS encoding MarR family winged helix-turn-helix transcriptional regulator, which codes for MTASKDTDQWVTPEQLEVWRLFIRAQSRVMRRLEADLLASNDLPLAWYDVLARLLEADGRRLRMSELADRVMLSPSGLTRLVDRMVDEGLLERTQAERDGRGFYAVLTDAGYERLREATGTHLRGVHDYVVGRFDDVELATLSQLLRRIEP
- a CDS encoding sensor histidine kinase, with protein sequence MTRHPLRRRLVWIVVALVFGVTAALAVVSAVALRSTLSEQLDDQVRLASERAATTPQAGPPASGGHEGPPGGSSLPLGQAAGTVGVYYDDGEVVDAGYVDDAGRFQPLDAEQLAALQELPLDGHVRTVELPGLGSYRAVAAQTPRGDAVVTALSTDGVSGTVGSYVTVEVALAGAGVVLAGAAATVLVRRALRPLDRVAVTARQVSELPLDSGAVGHIPRVPPALAAERGEVGAVGAAFNRMIAHVETALSARHESEQQVRRFVADASHELRTPLASIRGYAELVRRSPDDVPPAATHAIGRVESEARRMTGLVDDLLLLARLDAGRPLERAPVDLASLAVDAIADAHAAGPEHAWRLDLGARPAPLLVDGDDARLRQVLANLLSNARVHTPAGTTVTVSGHRRGRHVVLSVADDGPGIAPDQRPGLFQRFSRGDTARNRTGGSTGLGLAIAEAIVHAHGGTISVAAAAADATGATFTVRLPALTAAAQARHSPARAGSPTVAV
- a CDS encoding intradiol ring-cleavage dioxygenase produces the protein MHDEVSASRRLIARRRALGMGGTIGLGALLAACGASASGTPSTTRTENDLVAMLDAVDVAGTSPEATEGPYWFDVDSIRSDLREDRPGATLTLALRVQDAQNTPLPNSVVEIWHCDAGGEYSGFEVASGGPPGGGGQTTSDGSYSQGDAESVPSDDGTYLRGAQVAGAGGIVGFTTIYPGWYRGRTVHIHVRVHVDQETVLTSQLFFDDELSDQVYAASPYSAHSGRDTFNDGDSIYTDAGLLTVVADGDGWLGYANLGV